The window AATTGCTGTTATCAGCAATATTCTTTTTTATGATGTTTCCATGTACAGTACATGCCATATTTCAATCCTGCCAACATCCCCACAGGCCACATGCTTTCATCTACAACGCTTCGTCAGACGTGTTTTGTCCGAAATCCATTTACACAGTACGAAGCCTTGAAATGCAGTGAGGTGAACGGTGGTATATGTCCCAGTCCTACATTTAATAGATCCAGTGCTTCTTCGAGACTACTCTGATCTGGACTGAGCAACTAACTTTGCGAATAATCTGATGTTCAGTGGGTATAGTATATATCACATTCAGAGTTTAGTttagcaattttaaaaaaaataaacccaaaatacagctgagactgatgtgAATGTTAGTTAGTTTTGGTCATTAAGTAAAGCACTGGACAAACTGAATAGATCAACAACATCATCCTCACAGCCATGCCACGAACATGGCCAAACAGTGCTGGAATTACCACAACTCctaagaaaagaagaaagctgAAAGACACAATACAACATAGACCACCTGCTCATGGTGAACATTCACAAAGTCTAAACTCACTTTGCACTCAAAGAGAGAATAACTCTATTGTCATGGCACTTAAACTCACTTATCACATAAATTCATCAGGTGCCTTTTTGATTCCCTACTTGATCCTGCTGGTGCTGGAGGGAAtgcctctcctgctgctggagtttGCCATCGGCCAGCGTCTCAGGAAAGGCAGTGTGGGAGTGTGGAGAGCCATCAGCCCTTATCTGACCGGCATTGGTGGGTAAAACAGGCTATggaaaaagccaaagaaacaTTGTAGTGATAACTTATCACCAACTATCTGGCTTCCTGAGAGTGTGACGTCACAGTTGATGATGCTGTCCCTCAGGTATAGGCTCCATGCTGGTGTCATTTTTGGTTGGACTGTACTACAACACCTTAATAGCCTGGATCCTGTGGTATCTCTTCAATTCCTTTCAAGACCCGCTGCCTTGGACCCAGTGTCCTCTCAATGAGAATAGGACAGGTATATGACCATATGCACAAGAAACTCAGCACATTAAGCAGCTAAACCCTTCTCATGGTTAAACCTTAACAGACCAATGTTTCTTGGCTCTGCAGGATTTGTACCAGAGTGTCAACGGAGCTCCACTGTGGATTACTTTTTTTACAAAGTGACTCTGAATAGTTCGCTCTCCATAGCAGACTCTGGAGGAATCCAGTGGCCCATAGCAGTCTGCCTGCTAGCCGCCTGGACAGTCGTCGCTTTGTGCTGCATAAGGGGCATCACAACTTCAGGCAAGGTGTGTTGAAACTTCAGCCAATTGGCTGCTTGCTAAGCCATGATTTCTGTGGCTATGTCTGTCGCAAATTACATTTCCAATGGTAACAGTAGCAGATTTACTAGCCTACTCAAAATTCATAGTAATTTTCCAAACAGCAGTTCATGCTTTCAGACAGGCAGATAACAGCAGGATTATCAGTTCTAGGCAGCAACCGTTGACACTGTCACtagcagattttatcagctgtaacTAGAAAGACAATTCAGACAACCTTAGCTTCATGAGATGGGTGAAACCTGCAGCTAACCTTTGTTTTCAGCAGACTCATACAAATATGTTTCACTGTTAACACTGCAAGAAGAAAAGACTTTAGGTTGCAGACTAAGTGATGCATTTGATGAACATCCTACTATGTCAGGATACAAGGATATAGAGCATAACGGATTGGAGGGGGATTTTATTTTAAGTAACATATAATCCCACAAAATAATATAGTACAAAGTTTCCATGTCTTTAAATTTAAAGCTCAGTTACTACTGTACAAGCTagttagctggacatgctaatgTTTCAACATGCACTGCTGTGGACAAATTTGTATCTTGACAGAGGGGCAACTGTGCTTAGTTACAGTTGCTAAGATAAGtacagctgacattttgggGAGGGGGTTAGCAAATACTCTCTGATGACCAAgtattcttgtttttcttgtcatgaCCTCAGGCAGTGTACGTCACAGCCATTCTGCCTTACATAGTGCTGGCCATCTTCCTGATCCGAGGACTGACCCTTAAAGGCGCCCTGAGTGGAATAAAGTTCCTCTTCACACCAGACGTATGTTTCAAAGTCACAGGgagaaattattaaaaaacaaacacattttttaaaaagccagttATGTAGCTCAAAGCCACATCACACTGTAGTATGCTTTGATCTTGCAGGTGGACGAGTTGATGAAACCAACTACTTGGCTGGATGCAGGTGCCCAGGTCTTTTATTCCTTTGGTTTGGCATGGGGGGGCCTCATCTCCTTCTCAAGCTACAACCCTGTTCAGTAAGAGACATTTAGAAAACCTCTTGTGTTTCTTAATTTGCAGTTTAAGTCttgttttgctgattttgaTTACTCACAGTCTCACAACCAAAGtcaatgtttgtctttgttcttttaaTAATTTCCCAAGCAACAACTGCATGAATGATGCTGTGATCCTGTCTGCTGTAACTGGCCTCACCTCAATCTACGCTGCAACAGTCACCTACTCCATCATTGGCTTCAGGGCCACAGAGAAATATGACAGCTGTTACAGCGAGTGAGTACAGTTAATTTCAAGGTTTTGAAAAAGTTAAATGGACCTTTTTTAAATTGTTCGAGTTGTTACAAACATCTACTGGTGCACTTCAACACATCATACTGATGTAACCGGGAGTCATTGCATGTTTTGGGTCTTTCAACAATCAGGCACCCTTGCCCAGACAACCCAGTCAGGGTTGATCAGGCCCTAGCTTGTGTTCAAGTAATGTGTATAATACACACATCTTTCTGATGGTTTTCCTGCTGTGCAGTCCTGTGATGCCAAGGAGCTTGAGGGCCCTGCAGAAAGACTGATCTGCAAAGCCTCTGAAGGCCACCTCAAGAGGAACACATCATGCCCACCATCTCTACTTCAAGCACTCACTAGCCAGGTCCTCATACTTGGCTCTCTTCCTCTTGTAGGCCTCCTCCATGCAGTCTTCCCAGTTAACAGTCAGCTCCTGTGCTACTTCCACCAGCTTGTGGGGTACTGACACATAGGTGTTGTAAGGTCCAGCAACAGTACTGCCAAGTCTCCTCTACCTTCATGTGCCTCCCTGATAAGCTACATGACAGCTCCTGTGTGATTGAGGCAACCACATATGCCGGGGACGCCCCCTTCTGCACTGACGTGTCCATGTAGGAGTTCGTTAGGAGGTACTCTGTCAGACAGTGGGCAACAATACTGATGAGTGAGATGGTTCTGAACTGCTCAGTGTTACTTGAGTTCTCCTCCTTCCAGACAGCCACAGCAACTCTCCACTGCTGGCCTTTCCCCTACTCCACCTTGTATCACCTTGAGGATCTTTCATATATGTAGTAAGAGCTTTGGGCACCACTTGTGGCACTCCACTAGGTTCTGGAGCTGAGCTTGTTCTTGGACCTCCTTCAGAGAACGCTCCTTCAGAGAACGCTCCTTGATTGATCTTGAGGGCGAAAAAATGGCCCCATGAGGCATTGACTGGTAActtgattttaaaaatcaacTCAGTAAATTCCTCAGCTTCTCATCTCCACATGAAACATTTTTGGTGTTTGTCTTTAGTTGTTTTAACACAAGCTTCCTTAtttctgtgcatctgtgtttcaGGAGTAACGTGTATTGTCGCCTTCTTCATCTGCCTCCTGTTTGCGCAGCATTCAGGGATTTACTGGGTAACGCTCTTTGACAACTTTGCTGGATCTATTCCACTTCTGACCATTGGCTTGTTTGAGATGATATCCGTTGTTTACATCTACGGCATAGACAGGTTAGTGCTTATCCAAGCAACACATTGTCcttctgtgtttgctttacACCACTACCACTTCATGGAGATTGGTTGACCTATTTGAGTCCTGTCTAACAGGGATGTTGTCATgacatatttcaaaatgtttgaaactaACTGAAACGCTCTTGCATCGCAGGTTCAATAAAGACTTGGAGTTCATGATCGGACGTAAGCCCTCCATCTTCTGGCAGGTTTCATGGAGGTTCATCAGTCCTCTAATCGTTCTGGTTATTTTAGTTTTCTACCTGGTGACACAAGCCCAACAAGAGCTCACCTATTTAGTCTGGGATCCCAACTCTGTAAGCACACAAGCTCTGTGATCAACTAATATATTATCCTCGCATCCCTCCTTTATGTTGCCCTTTTCCCTAATGTTCTCTttttgtaaaatacaaaaaaataaaacaaatgatatggcatgctaacatttttagGTCAATGATGTTCCTCTGTGGTACAACATATAATGAGCAGCGTATTACAGTATACAATGCACTTAAGCAAATTGCCTAGCAAATGCACTAATCATATCATTTTTTGGTTTACAGGAAGTGTTCCCATCTCTGGCATCAGTCATGTACCCTTCATGGATCAACATGATCATCTTTCTTTTGGCAGGAATCCCCAGTCTGACAGTGCCTCTGTATGCATTATCACGGCTGGTCTATGTTTGCTGCAAGAAGAAATAAATATCCTGAAGAAACTGAGCCAAAATATTTAAAGTCATACACTTcagaacacaacaaaatgaatgttttgttggatttttttgtgttaaaattacaattattttttaattgtaatgATTCCTCTATTTATATCCATGCAAAGGTTCTTAAAGCACAAtactgatgttttattcatccaTTTCAATAAACTGCTCAAATTTCTTCTCATGTTTTGTGCAAATTATTAGTTATTATGCTGTCTAGTTGTATTGGATATTTCTAAATTAAGAGACAAGACGGCACAGTGTTTTCCATCCGTCCAGGTTTTACGCCTGTTCATCCTTGCTGTTGAAATAttctttgtctctgtgaaaaataattttgcCTGGATAACTTTACTGAGTTTAGAGTTAGGGTTTCCTCATATTGTTCCTAGACTGTTCTTAGATAATAAAAAGCTGACACTTCTATtctgacaacaaacaaaaatagttGATCAAAACAACATCCGGTGTATTACACTCAGGACAGATAGTAGTCACCTATTACTTTGCACACATGGGATATCAATAAAATACGTAATGGGTCAGATAAGATAAGGGTATATTGAGCCCCTGAAagcatataaaataaaaataagaatagaataaacataaacacacatacagatacacacacacaaatacaattTAGAGATATGTTGTATATGTGACAAATGGATCTTGAACTTAAATTTGGACTTCAATGTTATCTGCCCCATAATCATTCTCAGGGTCACAACATTATGACAAACACATATGTGAGTTTCAAATTAGGTAAGAGGTGGGTTGCTCCCTGGTCCGGTAGATTCAATCTCAAGATCTTCTTGATGTGAGGAGACTATGCTAACTACCgtgtgtatgtattgtataCAGCAAATGCATATATTTCATTAGATTTAATGAATGAGTGGAAGGGACTCCAGGATTATGCTTAAGACGGTCCCTCCTGACGGTTTAGTAAAATAACCCAgagaacatttcagaaaacatccAAGTGTATAATTTTGTACATGATGGGAACCAGGGTTGCTACAAGAAGTAGGAAGACTATGACGACAGAAAACAGTAATGAATGGACACCGCATGGTAGACTCACAACCCACTAGGTGAGTGAGGAGGATGGAGCAGGTGATGCTACCTTATGACGCATACTGAACAAACTCAGGGATTTCAGGGAGGACTATCAACAACAGCTCACAGAGGTGAAACAAGGAATGCTTCTCCTCCGATACCCCTCGTTTCACCGTAGCCCCTCCCTGCAAGTTGATGGGATTGGTTCTGGCTCACATATGAAACCCTTGCTGTCTGAATCCGTGCTTGTCTGCAATTAGTCCACTGCAGTTACATGGCAGAAAATGCTCAGGCATGTTGTTGAATGCTTATTTCGCTCATGATATGTCTTGTAgcctataaaaaaaacaccatatggaCTGCACCCGCCTGTATCAGAGGTAGAGGCGACGGATGACATGGCATCGCATGGAATTACAATTACCATCAATACCTGCCCCAACCAGCCTGGACCAACGGAAATTCAACTGTTTTCCAcgttttttggttgttttgttgcaAATCAGTAGTGATCCCCGAAATGCACCAAAGAGGTTAAACTCAAGTATTCCAAACAATTtacaatttaaaacacaaatgaaagaagGTGGCAAGACCGGCCCACGTGAGATGCACTGAAAGCTGTCGTTCGGGGGTAAATTCCATCCTTCTGTGCATGTAGAAGGAAaggaagacaaacacaaagttaaaAGAGCTTGATACAAAAcataaagagaaggaaagggtTTCAAGACAGGCtattcttttgtttgttgttttgtctgtaacTGCAAGGCTATTTCTTTGTAGTTGCTGAAATGTTGTCAACTATAATCTAAATAAagaacttttaaaaaaaaaagaaaaagaaacagaagtccAAAGTATGCACTTGCTAATCTGTGGACAGCAATAAAGTAAAAGATAATAAACGTGTTTCAAGATTGCCGAGCGTGTATGCCAAGCCCTCACTCGGACTACGAAGAACAGTAGTGCAACATCTCCTCTTCAGTAGCGTCGCCATGAGACTGGTATTTCCTAACCCGGGACTGGATGACAGGATCCCTTCCTATGAGGATctggagaggatggagaaggaggtCGGAGACAGGCCCAAGTGGGACAACAAAGCCCAGTACATCCTGACCTGTGTGGGCTTCTGTATTGGAATTGGCAATGTGTGGCGATTCCCTTACTTGTGCCAAAGTCATGGAGGAGGTAAGCTCAGACATAAAGGGTAGAAACATATCTATGATTAAGCTATCCATGGATTGTCAATTCTTGAATGATTGTTTGACAAGCTACGGTCTGGTTGAGGTACCCAGAATCAATCTATTATATACAGTCATGgaattttttttatcttccaaATATGATAGGACTGCAGAACTAGTTTTAAAAGGCCACATATGAAGTGTGAATCTTCTActctcaaaaaacaaaaatatcaccTGTCCTTTGTGAATGTACTTGTGTTCCTTTTCAAAACTGGTGTCGATTTGTGTTCGAATTACTTTAGACTGAGCCACAGAGGATGAAGCAGATTTCTAATGCTAAAAGAACAGCTAAAtctgtttaaaacaaaaaacaactagATGTTCAAACCCTCATGTCACGTTCACATCATGGATGGTAGAAATGGGAAAGATTCCTACATGTGGCTTAAGAACGAATATCATCAGACTGTTGTAAGATTGTAAAAATGGTTTTGTAGACCTTAAAAATACTGAGTACTATTACTAAGATTGTATAATAAAGAACAACAGCTattaaatttctgtttttatgactTTGAATTATGGACTTTGAcgtttgtcagtgtttgattttcACCTTGGATGCTGACATGGAAGGCATTTATAGATGGGAAACTGCAATTAAGTTAACCACAGCAGGAATATATTTAATGAACGCAGCATTAGAGCCACAATTGCCTCAATTTGTCACAACTAAACTTGCAACTTGGACTACAAGGAGAAAACTCAGTCGAAAAAGAAagggaggcagagcaggaggttattattattattatgcattgTTCACAGGCGGGGCTCTGTGGCACAGCTTTAAAGTCCAGATTAAACATTATTATCAACATACAAAGCTTTATTTGTCTGCTaaagaattttcttttttggggATGCTGAAAAAGCCTATGTTTGACATAAATGCAAgaatataaatgtataattGTGCTAATGATGATACATTCTTCAGGTGCCTTTTTGATTCCCTACTTGATCCTGCTGGTGCTGGAGGGAAtgcctctcctgctgctggagtttGCCATCGGCCAGCGTCTCAGGAAAGGCAGCGTGGGAGTGTGGACGGCCATCAGCCCTTATCTGACTGGCATTGGTGGGTAAAATAGCCTCGAGAACACTTTGGCCAAAGCAGAGGCTAAAAGAACACTTGGCACCAGAAAGCTATTGTTGGATATCTGGAACCCTATCAGTTAATGATTCTGTCCTACTCAGGTATAGCCTCCATGCTGGTTTCCTTATTGATTGGACTGTACTACAACACCTTAATAGCCTGGATCATGTGGTATCTCTTCAATTCCTTTCAAGACCCGCTGCCTTGGACCCAGTGTCCTCTCAATGAGAATGGGACAGGTATATGACCGTACGCACTGAGAAACTCAGCACATTAAGCAGCTAAACTC of the Chelmon rostratus isolate fCheRos1 chromosome 16, fCheRos1.pri, whole genome shotgun sequence genome contains:
- the LOC121620050 gene encoding sodium-dependent neutral amino acid transporter B(0)AT1-like, translating into MRLVLPNPGLDLRIPSHEDLERIEKEETGERPKWDNKAQYILTCVGFAIGLGNVWRFPYLCQSHGGGAFLIPYLILLVLEGMPLLLLEFAIGQRLRKGSVGVWRAISPYLTGIGIGSMLVSFLVGLYYNTLIAWILWYLFNSFQDPLPWTQCPLNENRTGFVPECQRSSTVDYFFYKVTLNSSLSIADSGGIQWPIAVCLLAAWTVVALCCIRGITTSGKAVYVTAILPYIVLAIFLIRGLTLKGALSGIKFLFTPDVDELMKPTTWLDAGAQVFYSFGLAWGGLISFSSYNPVHNNCMNDAVILSAVTGLTSIYAATVTYSIIGFRATEKYDSCYSECCKVQQQYCQVSSTFMCLPDKLHDSSCVIEATTYAGDAPFCTDVSMAKKWPHEALTGVTCIVAFFICLLFAQHSGIYWVTLFDNFAGSIPLLTIGLFEMISVVYIYGIDRFNKDLEFMIGRKPSIFWQVSWRFISPLIVLVILVFYLVTQAQQELTYLVWDPNSEVFPSLASVMYPSWINMIIFLLAGIPSLTVPLYALSRLVYVCCKKK